The Thermoplasma sp. Kam2015 genome includes a window with the following:
- a CDS encoding DUF998 domain-containing protein, with the protein MIPPLNSKRALFITSALAIISAWITILVSIMFNPWFSVTHNALSDLGGGNLIQNGHPAPTFPFIYNDGMILTGLFIGIFSSFGILYSKNKVETSGLSFFIISGLFLALIGIYHEGTYPHNFVSIWFFILSSISFFTISLSRVMMKNYGSGLSSIIIIMISWFIENAVKWGSVAESEIFGIIVIDIIVIIYVMTWK; encoded by the coding sequence ATGATTCCGCCCTTAAACTCCAAGAGAGCTCTATTTATAACGTCAGCTCTGGCCATAATATCAGCATGGATCACGATTCTGGTTTCGATTATGTTCAATCCATGGTTTTCTGTCACTCATAATGCATTGAGTGATCTCGGTGGAGGAAACCTAATTCAGAACGGGCATCCAGCTCCAACCTTTCCCTTCATCTATAATGATGGAATGATTTTAACTGGTCTTTTTATAGGAATCTTTTCATCGTTTGGAATATTATATTCGAAGAACAAGGTCGAAACTTCGGGGCTTTCTTTCTTTATAATATCTGGGCTGTTCCTCGCCTTGATAGGTATATATCATGAGGGTACCTATCCGCATAATTTCGTTTCCATATGGTTCTTCATACTATCGAGTATCTCATTTTTTACCATTAGTCTGTCCAGAGTGATGATGAAGAATTACGGAAGCGGTCTCTCTTCAATTATTATAATCATGATTTCTTGGTTCATAGAGAATGCTGTTAAATGGGGTTCAGTTGCCGAAAGCGAAATATTCGGAATAATCGTGATAGATATCATAGTCATAATATATGTGATGACCTGGAAGTAA
- a CDS encoding sulfite exporter TauE/SafE family protein, whose translation MPLLLLLILIGISVGALTGITGSSGVLIVVPALSLMGLTFQDSVGTSLLVDVITTSTVIYVYFRNKNIDIAPALIMGLGALLGTQIGIRIAISVSETPLEIAFSILTMALAVQMFRRARGHGINIKEKNADNTRSHFFLAFLLSIPVGVLTGTLGTSGGIMFIGILMLLFSLSAQKMVGTATLAMIFSALSGSAGYIIVGRISLLDAAIIGSISLISGYFFSTTANKIRESLVYEAIGSIFVIVVIVEIMKITGFV comes from the coding sequence ATGCCTTTATTACTTCTATTAATTCTGATCGGTATTTCAGTTGGTGCTCTGACAGGAATAACAGGAAGCAGCGGTGTTTTGATCGTTGTACCGGCTTTGAGTCTCATGGGCCTTACATTTCAGGATTCCGTTGGAACAAGTCTTCTAGTTGACGTTATAACAACTTCGACTGTCATCTACGTCTATTTTAGAAACAAGAACATAGACATAGCCCCGGCATTGATAATGGGACTTGGTGCACTACTTGGAACTCAGATAGGAATAAGGATAGCCATAAGCGTGTCAGAGACCCCGCTTGAGATAGCCTTTTCAATACTGACCATGGCGCTTGCTGTGCAGATGTTCAGAAGGGCGAGGGGCCATGGAATTAACATAAAGGAGAAGAACGCAGACAACACCAGATCGCATTTTTTTCTAGCATTTCTTCTTAGCATACCCGTAGGCGTACTAACTGGAACGCTGGGTACGAGTGGCGGAATAATGTTCATAGGTATACTTATGCTGTTATTTTCGCTTAGTGCTCAAAAGATGGTCGGAACGGCCACGCTTGCAATGATCTTTTCTGCTCTGAGCGGATCAGCTGGGTATATCATTGTGGGAAGGATTTCCCTCTTAGATGCAGCCATAATAGGATCGATTTCGCTTATCTCAGGTTATTTTTTCTCGACAACAGCCAACAAAATAAGGGAAAGTTTGGTTTATGAGGCTATAGGTTCAATATTTGTCATAGTGGTTATAGTCGAGATAATGAAGATCACTGGATTTGTGTAA
- a CDS encoding rusticyanin, with product MEKSRTTIIIGILIVVLLLLTASIIVEHRRTTETGYLSASQLEALNATTSNISVLPDSNEIFINSSATILVMLGPMNSPSMYSFEIFGLYNPHLIIRVGSLVRFYAVNVDTDSYHNFVITDMAPPYGYTIMGNMGEMGSMMPYLPPQSEGHFAYYVYDFSFAQTGTLWYICTYPGHAEHGMYGEITVSSA from the coding sequence TTGGAGAAAAGCAGGACAACAATTATTATCGGAATTCTTATAGTTGTTCTTCTGCTTCTGACCGCTTCGATCATCGTTGAGCATCGAAGAACAACCGAAACCGGGTATCTAAGCGCATCACAGTTAGAGGCACTGAACGCTACAACCAGCAACATTAGTGTTCTGCCGGATTCAAATGAGATATTCATAAACAGCAGTGCAACGATCCTCGTGATGCTCGGGCCAATGAATTCTCCCAGCATGTACAGCTTTGAAATTTTTGGACTGTATAATCCTCATCTTATAATAAGAGTCGGAAGTCTTGTAAGGTTCTATGCAGTCAATGTAGACACGGACTCTTATCATAACTTTGTCATAACCGATATGGCTCCGCCGTATGGCTATACAATCATGGGGAACATGGGTGAAATGGGGTCAATGATGCCATATCTACCACCCCAATCTGAAGGCCATTTTGCCTATTATGTCTATGATTTCAGTTTCGCCCAGACAGGGACTCTGTGGTACATATGCACATATCCAGGACACGCCGAACACGGGATGTACGGTGAAATAACCGTTTCATCAGCGTGA
- a CDS encoding NAD(P)/FAD-dependent oxidoreductase: MEFNLHAVSSQEKERDFDVVIVGAGAAGFSAAVYAARSGFSVVILDKSVAGGLTAEAPLVENYLGFKSIVGSELAKLFSDHAANYAKIREGVEVRSIKKTASGFDIETSDDIYHAKYVVITTGTTHKHLGVKGESEYFGKGTSYCSTCDGYLFKGKRVVVIGGGNSGAIAAISMSEYVKDVTIIEYMPKYMCENAYVQEIKSRKIPYIMNAQVTEIVGDGKKVTGVRYKDRTSGEEKVIETDGVFVYVGLIPQTSFLKDSGVKLDERGYIVVDSRQRTSVPGIYAAGDVTSGSFAQIASAVGDGCKAALSMYSDSISRK, translated from the coding sequence ATGGAATTTAACTTACATGCAGTATCATCACAGGAAAAAGAAAGAGACTTTGATGTTGTCATAGTCGGTGCAGGCGCAGCAGGATTTTCTGCTGCAGTATATGCTGCAAGGTCCGGATTCTCAGTCGTGATCCTTGACAAATCCGTTGCGGGCGGCCTGACTGCAGAGGCACCTCTTGTGGAAAACTATCTTGGATTCAAAAGCATAGTCGGCTCTGAACTCGCAAAACTTTTTTCGGATCATGCTGCTAACTATGCAAAAATCAGGGAAGGTGTGGAGGTCAGATCCATAAAGAAGACCGCAAGTGGATTCGATATAGAGACCAGCGACGATATCTATCATGCGAAGTATGTTGTGATTACGACAGGAACAACGCATAAGCATCTTGGCGTTAAAGGTGAATCTGAATACTTTGGAAAGGGGACCTCTTACTGTTCCACATGTGATGGATACCTGTTCAAGGGAAAGCGAGTCGTTGTTATAGGTGGAGGAAATTCAGGAGCCATAGCGGCCATATCCATGAGCGAATATGTGAAAGATGTAACTATAATCGAATACATGCCCAAATACATGTGCGAAAATGCCTACGTACAGGAGATCAAGAGCAGGAAGATACCATATATTATGAATGCACAGGTAACTGAGATTGTGGGGGATGGAAAGAAGGTAACAGGTGTTAGATACAAAGACAGAACAAGTGGAGAGGAAAAGGTCATTGAAACAGACGGAGTCTTTGTGTACGTCGGCCTAATCCCACAGACATCCTTCTTGAAGGACAGCGGCGTAAAGTTGGATGAAAGAGGCTACATAGTCGTAGATTCCAGACAGAGGACAAGCGTCCCAGGCATCTACGCTGCCGGAGACGTCACCTCTGGAAGTTTCGCCCAGATAGCTTCAGCGGTGGGTGACGGCTGCAAGGCGGCACTCTCAATGTATTCCGATTCAATATCAAGAAAGTAG
- a CDS encoding NAD(P)/FAD-dependent oxidoreductase, with protein MKISVMGLGISGLYLYKRLKKSGFDVDAFDVKRPNHYIPCAYGTNFNQMKEYMSKIDLDFEGYVLHWAENVTFAGENGSMVDFRPSGLITFDRNRLQEDLRRDIDIKNNRETDIIVDATGVSRYYLGQTPDDVTYFTKEYLTDSQIHDDFYFLFLKNGSGYLWEFPLGSGLSHVGVGSIRREDLAFIDAYRRLRITGRKIRMKPLFEKAVKGNIIGIGEAIGTVSPLTGEGIIPSIESAELLYRSISEGGTLNEIEDRYVRSLKKNFSAYYALSEFVSRVQRGMLVNFSNIRYLPLISRDLRHFGIDFSLSKALKAII; from the coding sequence ATGAAAATCTCTGTGATGGGTCTCGGTATATCTGGTCTTTATCTTTATAAACGATTGAAAAAATCAGGTTTCGACGTTGATGCCTTCGATGTCAAGAGACCGAACCATTACATACCGTGTGCGTATGGAACGAATTTCAACCAGATGAAGGAGTACATGTCAAAAATCGATCTTGATTTTGAAGGCTATGTATTACACTGGGCAGAAAACGTTACATTCGCAGGAGAAAATGGTTCTATGGTTGACTTTAGGCCATCAGGCCTCATAACATTCGATCGCAACAGGCTTCAAGAAGATCTTCGAAGAGATATAGATATTAAAAATAACAGAGAAACAGATATCATCGTTGATGCAACCGGGGTCTCCAGATATTATTTAGGGCAGACGCCTGATGATGTGACATATTTCACAAAGGAGTATCTCACAGATTCGCAGATCCATGACGATTTTTATTTTTTATTCTTAAAGAATGGTAGTGGATATTTATGGGAATTCCCGCTTGGGTCAGGCCTATCGCATGTGGGCGTCGGCTCAATAAGGCGTGAGGATCTTGCCTTCATAGATGCTTATCGAAGATTGAGGATAACAGGCAGGAAGATACGGATGAAACCTTTATTCGAAAAAGCTGTGAAAGGCAATATAATTGGAATAGGCGAGGCAATTGGAACCGTATCACCGCTAACTGGTGAAGGAATAATTCCATCCATAGAATCTGCAGAATTGCTCTACAGATCCATATCTGAAGGTGGCACTCTGAATGAAATTGAGGACAGATATGTCCGTAGTCTTAAGAAGAATTTCTCTGCTTATTACGCCCTTTCAGAATTTGTCAGCCGTGTACAGCGAGGGATGCTTGTAAACTTTTCAAATATAAGATATCTTCCTTTGATATCCAGAGATCTAAGGCACTTCGGGATAGATTTTAGTCTGTCCAAGGCACTCAAAGCCATCATTTGA
- a CDS encoding 60S ribosomal export protein NMD3, translated as MKCVVCGKNEAIEHGVCSQCLYERANIENIGNVNIAICPKCGSVRIGKKWYREDYADRLLPLIMDEIKCTDPVAKITGDPKSIYFDESSRNLVLKVSIERQNMDSKVEIVSVPYSVNYISCPTCNKVTGSYFEATIQLRTVSMKYDDMLSGVLESIEKIMEKRRKMDAASFISKIEKKPEGIDIYLGKKGDGDLISSFILDHYFATLIVSKSLAGVKEGRKFFRFTYSLRILDAPEGAIISVDKRKYILTAVRNRHIDVIDVDTEERGRINRNVFFSNDGKIITKEPQVKNFIVISRTEDESQLMDAQTFRIITIKGRTEGNEIKLFTYKGKYFL; from the coding sequence ATGAAATGTGTAGTTTGTGGCAAGAATGAGGCCATTGAACATGGCGTATGCAGCCAGTGCCTTTATGAACGTGCAAATATCGAAAATATAGGCAATGTTAATATAGCAATATGCCCTAAATGCGGATCTGTTAGGATAGGAAAGAAATGGTACAGAGAAGATTACGCCGATCGTCTTTTACCACTTATAATGGATGAGATAAAATGCACCGATCCAGTGGCCAAGATCACTGGCGATCCCAAAAGTATATATTTCGATGAGTCCAGCCGAAATTTGGTATTGAAGGTCAGCATCGAAAGACAGAATATGGATTCAAAAGTTGAAATCGTTTCCGTTCCATATTCGGTCAATTATATAAGCTGTCCAACTTGTAATAAGGTTACCGGATCCTATTTTGAGGCCACCATACAGTTGAGAACAGTGAGTATGAAATATGACGATATGCTGTCAGGAGTTCTGGAATCCATTGAAAAGATAATGGAGAAAAGAAGGAAGATGGATGCCGCATCTTTCATATCAAAGATAGAGAAAAAGCCTGAAGGAATAGACATATATCTGGGAAAGAAGGGCGATGGAGATCTCATATCTTCCTTCATACTGGATCACTACTTCGCCACGCTTATAGTTTCAAAGTCGTTGGCGGGAGTAAAGGAGGGTAGGAAATTCTTTAGGTTCACTTATTCACTTAGAATTCTGGATGCTCCGGAAGGTGCGATAATCTCGGTGGACAAAAGGAAATACATTTTAACTGCGGTGAGAAACAGACACATAGATGTGATAGATGTGGATACCGAGGAAAGAGGAAGGATAAACAGAAATGTCTTCTTTTCCAATGATGGTAAGATCATAACGAAGGAACCTCAGGTGAAGAATTTTATAGTTATCTCAAGGACTGAAGATGAAAGCCAGCTGATGGATGCTCAGACATTCAGGATCATAACAATAAAGGGCAGGACTGAGGGCAACGAGATCAAACTTTTCACATATAAAGGCAAATATTTTTTATGA
- a CDS encoding metallophosphoesterase → MRYLIISDAHANIIPVSRVIEEEKYDKLIFCGDAVDYGPNPAEVLDIIRSNADVIVSGNHDYAVAYSVDCRCGEENHDLSIYTRNNITIRKLGKNDISYLKSLKIREEMDVDGLKFQIIHASPRDELYGYMYPWSVPDHMKSAIGAPIGPANYFVGHTHYQFVLRYAGNFIINPGSIGQPRDQRFPSYAVYDPDKNSIELKRFDYDRSRLRSELRSLIEDKEVLARIYTLFGM, encoded by the coding sequence ATGAGATATCTCATAATAAGCGATGCTCATGCGAATATAATACCGGTGTCTCGCGTGATCGAGGAGGAGAAGTACGATAAGCTTATATTCTGTGGAGATGCCGTGGATTATGGCCCAAATCCAGCGGAGGTTCTCGATATAATCAGAAGCAACGCAGATGTCATTGTCTCTGGAAACCATGACTATGCCGTTGCATATTCAGTTGATTGCAGGTGTGGAGAGGAAAATCACGACCTGTCCATCTATACGCGCAATAACATAACGATCAGGAAACTCGGAAAAAATGACATATCCTATCTCAAATCTCTTAAGATCAGGGAAGAGATGGATGTGGATGGTTTGAAATTTCAGATAATACATGCCTCGCCACGAGACGAACTGTATGGATATATGTATCCATGGTCTGTTCCAGATCATATGAAAAGTGCAATAGGGGCTCCAATCGGCCCTGCAAATTACTTCGTAGGGCACACACACTACCAATTTGTCCTTAGATATGCCGGGAACTTTATCATAAATCCAGGATCCATAGGACAGCCTAGAGATCAGAGGTTTCCCTCATATGCTGTCTACGATCCTGATAAAAATTCTATAGAATTGAAAAGGTTCGATTACGATCGTTCAAGGTTGAGATCAGAATTGAGATCGCTGATCGAGGATAAGGAGGTACTTGCCAGGATCTATACGCTTTTCGGTATGTGA
- a CDS encoding DUF72 domain-containing protein, which produces MAEKSKVYKISTRGKMQIRIGCSGWYYQHWRGTFYPEDLDKKEWFKYYMSKFDTVEINSSFYSFPDRKRVRSWEKQSSDDFIFSVKMNRSITHVKKLRDVEEDLTSFYDAIDALGRKLGCVLYQFPPSFKYSPENLILIESVINKKFCNVVEFRNVTWFSESAMSQLERTDMHIAAISSDRIPLWFKGDSIVYLRLHGDVNGYATYYPDDRLRAFAQKIVDMDPEVVYIYFNNDYNGYAPKNAITMKKMLEEMV; this is translated from the coding sequence TTGGCAGAAAAAAGCAAAGTTTACAAGATCAGTACACGTGGTAAAATGCAGATCAGGATAGGCTGTTCTGGTTGGTATTATCAACATTGGAGAGGAACTTTCTATCCGGAGGATCTTGATAAGAAAGAATGGTTCAAATATTATATGAGCAAATTCGACACTGTGGAGATCAACTCATCCTTTTATTCTTTTCCAGATAGGAAGAGAGTTAGATCTTGGGAAAAACAAAGCTCCGACGATTTCATATTCAGCGTGAAAATGAACAGATCAATAACACACGTGAAGAAGCTTAGAGACGTTGAGGAAGATCTTACTTCGTTCTACGACGCTATTGATGCGCTTGGAAGGAAACTCGGATGTGTACTCTATCAATTTCCGCCTTCCTTCAAATATTCTCCTGAAAATCTCATTCTCATAGAAAGTGTCATTAACAAAAAATTCTGCAATGTTGTTGAATTCAGAAATGTCACATGGTTCTCAGAGTCAGCAATGTCCCAATTGGAAAGAACCGACATGCACATCGCGGCCATAAGTTCTGATCGAATACCTCTATGGTTCAAAGGAGATTCGATAGTTTATCTGAGGCTCCATGGTGATGTCAATGGCTATGCCACTTATTATCCGGATGACAGGCTGAGAGCCTTTGCGCAGAAGATAGTCGATATGGATCCTGAAGTAGTCTATATATATTTCAACAACGATTACAACGGCTATGCGCCAAAGAATGCCATAACCATGAAGAAAATGCTTGAAGAGATGGTATGA
- a CDS encoding thioredoxin domain-containing protein — protein MSNELAGSSSPYLLMHADDPVNWRAWTKETLRTAKELNKLIFLSIGYSSCHWCHVMHDESFVDSEIAKILNDHYIAVKVDREERPDLDAYFMKVSQVINGNGGWPLNVILLPDGRPVFAMTYVPKEDRNGMTGLKTILIQLSQMYIRNPQQFDDQAKAVIDALEERSGISAKITESIGDRLYELIARYLDFTDGGFSGQTKFYNTPVLEFLIERYEDRHDDNIKRFLETTLKTIAIRGVHDPLFGGFFRYSTDSMWIIPHFEKMTYTQAQLMKVYTKMFLLFKDQFYVKMIDDIYNFMDRYMYDGEAYYTAMDADYKGVEGGHYLFRYDDIKALLGDTFPKFTSVYDINVNGNFSDPFGQNRGMNFLYFSGTYNEFDDLTQSRDVQEALVIGMSKLRSIKEGDDVFIDRKKLVDMNAMMISALTWAYRSTSDARYLKRASDLSSWIIKLNEGSVVHGLFNGKILEIPTIQDYAFLSQAMIDMFETTFDETYLEKAKNFAKKAMVLIKDGKLAYSSEITDLDPADGEIESSYAVFVRVLDEISLLTDDIDLHDTSDGLIRNVFGNVISFPAAYPSMVRSAEFHRNAKHVYSELPKIEEIMHRSLLHNAIFSVEESKNYNVCGYGMCYPPSETVEEVLSRISS, from the coding sequence ATGTCGAATGAACTGGCTGGAAGCTCAAGTCCATACCTGCTGATGCATGCAGATGATCCTGTGAACTGGCGTGCCTGGACCAAGGAAACGCTTAGAACCGCAAAAGAGCTGAACAAGCTTATATTCCTTAGTATAGGTTATTCCTCTTGCCACTGGTGCCATGTCATGCATGATGAGAGCTTCGTCGATTCTGAGATCGCGAAAATACTCAATGATCATTATATAGCAGTCAAGGTTGATCGCGAGGAGAGGCCGGATCTTGATGCATATTTTATGAAGGTATCTCAGGTTATAAATGGGAACGGAGGTTGGCCCCTGAACGTCATTCTTTTGCCTGACGGCAGGCCGGTTTTCGCCATGACTTATGTTCCAAAAGAGGACAGGAACGGCATGACAGGATTGAAAACCATATTGATTCAGCTTTCTCAAATGTACATCAGGAACCCTCAACAATTTGATGACCAAGCGAAAGCCGTAATTGACGCACTCGAGGAAAGATCAGGCATTTCAGCCAAGATAACAGAGTCCATAGGCGATCGCCTTTATGAATTAATAGCAAGATACCTTGACTTCACGGATGGTGGTTTTTCGGGACAGACCAAATTCTACAATACGCCAGTTCTTGAGTTTCTGATTGAAAGATATGAGGACAGACATGATGATAATATCAAGAGGTTTCTGGAAACAACCCTCAAGACCATAGCCATCCGTGGTGTTCACGATCCATTGTTCGGAGGGTTTTTCAGGTATTCAACTGATTCTATGTGGATAATACCACATTTTGAAAAGATGACCTACACGCAGGCTCAGCTGATGAAGGTTTACACGAAGATGTTTCTTCTTTTCAAAGATCAATTTTATGTGAAAATGATCGATGATATTTATAATTTCATGGACAGATACATGTATGACGGTGAAGCTTATTATACCGCCATGGATGCCGATTATAAGGGTGTCGAAGGAGGCCATTACCTCTTTCGGTATGACGATATTAAGGCGTTACTTGGTGATACATTTCCAAAATTCACAAGCGTATATGATATCAATGTAAATGGAAATTTTTCTGATCCGTTCGGACAAAACAGAGGGATGAATTTTCTCTATTTTTCAGGCACATACAATGAATTTGACGATCTGACCCAATCCAGGGATGTGCAGGAAGCCCTGGTCATCGGAATGTCGAAGCTCAGATCCATAAAGGAAGGGGATGATGTATTCATAGACAGGAAAAAACTTGTCGACATGAATGCCATGATGATTTCAGCGCTGACATGGGCATATAGATCCACTTCGGATGCCAGATATCTGAAACGTGCCTCGGATCTCTCGTCCTGGATCATCAAGCTGAACGAGGGATCCGTTGTGCATGGACTATTCAACGGTAAGATTCTGGAAATACCAACCATCCAAGATTACGCCTTTCTTTCTCAGGCAATGATCGATATGTTTGAAACAACCTTTGATGAAACATATCTTGAAAAGGCAAAAAACTTCGCCAAGAAGGCCATGGTTCTGATCAAAGACGGAAAATTGGCATATTCCTCTGAGATCACCGATCTGGATCCTGCCGACGGGGAAATAGAATCATCCTATGCTGTCTTCGTCAGGGTATTGGATGAAATATCCTTGCTAACGGATGATATAGATCTTCATGATACCTCGGATGGCCTTATAAGAAACGTATTCGGAAACGTCATTTCGTTCCCTGCGGCTTATCCCTCAATGGTTCGATCCGCTGAATTCCACCGGAATGCAAAGCATGTATATTCCGAACTGCCAAAGATAGAAGAAATCATGCACAGATCGCTTCTGCATAACGCCATATTCAGCGTGGAAGAATCCAAGAATTACAATGTCTGCGGGTATGGAATGTGCTATCCCCCATCAGAAACAGTTGAAGAAGTGCTGTCAAGAATTTCTTCATAA
- a CDS encoding cytochrome ubiquinol oxidase subunit I: MNIGTFDRLLFAYSIGSHILIVLMSIGLSVILPVLEYIAIKYKDAYYDILTRRVAKALVMFFAVGTASGAVMAVELIDLFPKFMTVIAVVGVLPFYYEIFAFFLETIMLVSYYYYWDVFKNRMHHWLLTFGVAGGTLGSAVFITMINAWMNTPNGFNISYYEQTGKIIDVNPFITAMTPSTGREIFHVAIVTAFSGLMVLGAFFAYQYLRSKTFEEKNLWRKGLKVTFPMNMFLIIMAGLSGTLEMSGLLAYQPEKYAALDLNPYPIAKDAPEHLFGTIVEQNGHYVVVGGIKVPLLQSLLAGNGNLNTSVPGLSQFNPSTWPPLAVHDTFDLMVLGGSLIGLYLFVTLIAWILKKKPYENKGFMIAQILFAILTIPIYIAGWVTDEVGRQPWIIYNVMTVYQAANYSPSIVVPGYLIMAFYTVLMPFSYWYAFRLMKKGDLRSEIRSTGSSAVAGR; encoded by the coding sequence ATGAACATAGGTACGTTTGACAGATTGCTATTCGCGTACTCAATAGGTTCACATATTCTTATCGTCCTGATGAGTATTGGACTGTCGGTTATATTGCCAGTGCTGGAATACATTGCCATAAAGTACAAGGATGCCTACTATGACATACTGACGCGTAGAGTTGCAAAGGCGTTGGTCATGTTCTTCGCCGTTGGAACAGCCTCAGGTGCCGTCATGGCGGTGGAACTGATAGATCTGTTCCCAAAATTTATGACCGTGATAGCAGTGGTCGGTGTCCTCCCGTTCTATTATGAGATATTCGCATTCTTCCTGGAAACAATAATGCTGGTTTCCTATTACTACTACTGGGATGTATTCAAGAACAGGATGCATCACTGGCTTCTGACTTTCGGCGTAGCTGGAGGCACACTCGGATCTGCTGTTTTCATAACCATGATCAACGCCTGGATGAACACGCCCAATGGATTCAATATAAGCTACTACGAGCAGACGGGCAAGATAATAGACGTTAATCCATTCATAACCGCAATGACGCCGTCTACTGGACGCGAAATATTCCATGTGGCAATAGTTACAGCATTCTCAGGGCTTATGGTTCTTGGAGCTTTCTTTGCCTATCAGTACCTCAGGTCAAAGACGTTCGAGGAAAAGAATCTCTGGCGCAAGGGCCTGAAGGTAACCTTCCCCATGAACATGTTTCTGATAATAATGGCTGGGCTTTCGGGCACACTGGAAATGAGTGGTCTTCTTGCATACCAGCCAGAAAAATACGCCGCCCTAGATCTGAATCCATACCCGATCGCAAAGGATGCCCCAGAACACTTATTCGGAACCATCGTTGAACAGAACGGGCATTATGTCGTGGTGGGAGGCATAAAAGTGCCTTTGCTTCAGAGCCTTCTCGCGGGCAACGGAAACCTCAATACCTCTGTACCTGGTCTTTCACAGTTTAATCCTAGTACATGGCCACCGCTTGCTGTTCATGATACCTTCGATCTGATGGTTCTTGGCGGCTCCCTTATAGGGCTGTACCTCTTTGTGACTCTCATAGCCTGGATACTCAAGAAGAAGCCATATGAAAACAAAGGATTCATGATAGCACAGATATTATTCGCAATACTTACCATACCAATCTATATAGCTGGATGGGTCACAGATGAGGTGGGAAGACAGCCATGGATAATCTACAACGTAATGACAGTCTATCAGGCGGCTAACTATTCACCATCGATTGTTGTTCCTGGTTATCTGATAATGGCCTTCTATACAGTACTTATGCCATTTTCATACTGGTATGCATTCAGGCTCATGAAGAAGGGAGACCTCAGATCCGAAATAAGATCCACTGGTTCTTCAGCAGTGGCAGGGAGGTGA